Proteins from a genomic interval of Pseudodesulfovibrio nedwellii:
- a CDS encoding PilZ domain-containing protein: MDIASGDRIILEFSTFEDRFLGVVSNVKTNGNLVVNVTVPDSVIRRVKLHTYALVRYVFDGHLLGFASQVLRMSGGCEATVELIGPESVFDAEDRGEPRCSCSYPAIVVEGNKAAQAIVEDMSASCSRVRYLNGGLTDFPEELGRPVRLTFLLFDTSEENYSIGCTVHKAFMKSGERYAVLKFNNDEPDARALLSGFIGGHICCVLPPM; the protein is encoded by the coding sequence ATGGACATCGCATCCGGCGACAGAATAATTTTGGAGTTTTCCACCTTTGAAGATCGTTTTTTAGGCGTGGTCTCTAATGTAAAGACCAATGGTAATCTTGTCGTCAATGTAACTGTGCCTGACAGTGTTATACGACGAGTGAAGCTTCATACGTATGCGCTGGTTCGATATGTCTTTGACGGACATTTGCTTGGTTTTGCATCTCAAGTGCTTCGTATGAGCGGTGGATGTGAAGCGACTGTAGAATTGATTGGACCGGAATCTGTTTTTGATGCCGAGGACCGTGGAGAACCAAGGTGTTCGTGTTCATATCCTGCCATTGTCGTTGAAGGAAACAAAGCTGCGCAGGCCATTGTCGAGGATATGTCTGCAAGTTGTTCTCGAGTACGTTATTTGAATGGTGGGTTAACGGACTTTCCTGAAGAACTGGGAAGGCCTGTTCGGCTTACCTTTCTTCTTTTTGATACGAGCGAGGAAAATTATTCTATTGGATGCACGGTGCATAAGGCATTCATGAAGAGTGGAGAACGATACGCGGTTCTCAAGTTCAATAACGATGAACCGGACGCACGCGCACTTTTATCCGGCTTCATTGGTGGACATATTTGTTGCGTGTTGCCCCCGATGTAG